From Perognathus longimembris pacificus isolate PPM17 chromosome 22, ASM2315922v1, whole genome shotgun sequence, one genomic window encodes:
- the LOC125340205 gene encoding protocadherin alpha-3-like: MVLFPWSEDPGAQRLLLPWLLLPALWAAGRGQLRYAVPEEAQHGTFVGRLAQDLGLELAELVPRLFRVASKERGELLEVNVQNGILFVNARVDREELCGRSAECSLHLEVIVDRPLRVFHVEVEVEDINDNPPVFPAAHKTLFIYESRQLGSRLSLEGASDADIGTNSLLTYTLDSTEYFTLDVKRNNEDIKSIGLVLKKLLNREDTPEHYLLITATDGGKPELTGTTQVKVTVLDANDNAPVFERTLYKVRLSENVPTGTLAVMVNASDLDEGVNKDIVYSFHEDVSAEILSKFHLDPVSGCITVKGNLDFEETKSYEIQVEATDKGTPPMTDHCTVVVEIVDINDNAPELVIKSLSLPVPEDSPIGTAIALISVSDLDSGANGQVSCSLPPHLPFKLASTFRNYYSLVLDSALDREATAGYQVVVTARDGGSPPRWATASVWVEVADVNDNAPVFAQAEYTVSVRENNAPGAHICTVSARDADAQENARVSYALVERRVGERALSSLVSVHAQSGRVHALQPLDHEELALLQFQVSARDAGAPARGSNASLQLFVLDENDNAPALLGPAGGGARSHALARSAGAGHVLTKVRALDADSGYNAWLAYELQPAAAGARSPFRVGLYTGEVSTTRALDEADAPRQRLVVLVRDHGEPALTATATLLVSLVDGAPSPKLSARASAGRVGAEASPLDVNASLMVAICAVSGLLVLTLLLWGALRCCGAARSEGACAPGKPVLVCSSAVGSWSSCRQRRPGLCSAEGPPKADLMAFSPSLPPCPVNPDKEEPLAGELDFSAKVSNFSLKNL, encoded by the coding sequence ATGGTGTTGTTTCCCTGGAGCGAAGATCCCGGAGCTCAGCGCCTGCTGCTCCCCTGGCTGCTCCTCCCCGCGCTCTgggcggccgggcgcgggcaGCTGCGCTACGCGGTCCCCGAGGAGGCCCAGCACGGCACGTTCGTGGGCCGCCTCGCGCAggacctggggctggagctggcgGAGCTGGTGCCGCGCCTGTTCCGGGTGGCGTCCAAGGAGCGCGGGGAGCTGCTGGAGGTGAACGTGCAGAATGGCATTTTGTTTGTGAACGCGCGGGTGGACCGGGAGGAGCTGTGCGGGCGGAGCGCGGAGTGCAGCCTCCACCTGGAGGTGATCGTGGACAGGCCGCTGCGGGTGTTCcacgtggaggtggaggtggaggacaTCAACGACAACCCGCCCGTGTTCCCCGCCGCACACAAGACGCTGTTTATTTATGAATCTCGACAGCTTGGGTCTCGGTTGTCGCTAGAGGGCGCATCTGATGCAGATATCGGAACGAATTCCTTGTTGACTTACACCCTGGATTCCACCGAGTATTTCACTTTGGACGTTAAGAGAAATAACGAGGACATAAAATCCATCGGACTCGTGTTGAAAAAACTTTTAAATCGAGAGGATACTCCGGAGCATTACTTACTAATAACGGCCACTGACGGCGGGAAGCCAGAGCTGACGGGCACGACTCAAGTGAAGGTCACAGTGTTAGATGCAAATGACAATGCCCCAGTATTTGAGAGGACGCTCTACAAGGTCAGATTGTCTGAAAATGTGCCGACCGGGACTCTAGCAGTGATGGTGAACGCCTCCGATTTGGATGAAGGAGTAAATAAGGACATTGTGTATTCTTTTCATGAAGACGTATCCGCTGAGATTCTGTCCAAGTTCCACTTAGATCCTGTCAGTGGATGCATCACCGTGAAAGGTAACCTCGATTTTGAGGAGACGAAATCATACGAAATCCAGGTAGAGGCAACAGACAAAGGAACTCCCCCAATGACAGATCATTGCACAGTGGTAGTGGAAATCGTGGACATAAATGACAATGCGCCCGAATTAGTCATCAAGTCATTATCACTGCCTGTACCAGAAGATTCTCCAATTGGTACCGCCATCGCCCTGATCAGCGTGTCCGACCTCGATTCTGGTGCGAATGGCCAGGTGAGCTGCTCGCTGCCGCCACACCTGCCCTTCAAGCTGGCGTCCACCTTCAGGAACTactactccctggtgctggacagcGCCCTGGACCGCGAGGCCACCGCGGGCTACCAGGTGGTGGTGACGGCGCGGGACGGGGGCTCGCCCCCGCGGTGGGCCACGGCCAGCGTGTGGGTGGAGGTGGCCGACGTGAACGACAACGCGCCCGTGTTCGCGCAGGCCGAGTACACGGTGTCGGTGCGCGAGAACAACGCGCCCGGCGCGCACATCTGCACGGTGAGCGCGCGGGACGCGGACGCGCAGGAGAACGCGCGCGTGTCCTACGCGCTGGTGGAGCGGCGCGTGGGCGAGCGCGCGCTGTCGAGCCTCGTGTCGGTGCACGCGCAGAGCGGCCGCGTGCACGCGCTGCAGCCGCTGGACCACGAGGAGCTGGCGCTGCTGCAGTTCCAGGTGAGCGCGCGCGACGCCGGCGCGCCTGCGCGGGGCAGCAACGCCAGCCTGCAGCTGTTCGTGCTGGACGAGAACGACAACGCGCCGGCGCTGCTGgggccggccgggggcggggcgcggagccaCGCGCTGGCGCGCTCGGCGGGCGCGGGCCACGTGCTGACCAAGGTGCGCGCGCTGGACGCGGACTCGGGCTACAACGCGTGGCTGGCGTACGAGCTGCagccggcggcggccggggcgcgcAGCCCGTTCCGCGTGGGGCTGTACACGGGCGAGGTCAGCACCACGCGCGCCCTGGACGAGGCGGACGCGCCGAGGCAGCGCCTGGTGGTGCTGGTGCGGGACCACGGCGAGCCCGCGCTCACGGCCACGGCCACGCTGCTGGTGTCGCTGGTGGACGGCGCTCCGTCGCCGAAGCTGTCTGCGCGCGCGTCGGCGGGCCGCGTGGGCGCGGAGGCGTCGCCGCTGGACGTGAACGCGTCGCTGATGGTGGCCATCTGCGCGGTGTCCGGCCTGCTGGTGCTGACGCTGCTGCTGTGGGGGGCGCTGCGGTGCTGCGGGGCGGCGCGGAGCGAGGGCGCGTGCGCGCCGGGGAAGCCGGTGCTGGTGTGCTCCAGCGCGGTGGGGAGCTGGTCCTCGTGCCGGCAGAGGAGGCCCGGGCTGTGCTCCGCCGAGGGCCCGCCCAAGGCCGACCTCATGGCCTTCAGCCCCAGCCTTCCTCCCTGCCCAGTGAACCCCGACAAAGAGGAGCCACTGGCGGGCGAACTCGATTTCTCTGCCAAAGtgagtaatttttctttaaaaaatctttaa
- the LOC125340206 gene encoding protocadherin alpha-2-like produces MKSLRCGPEVRDRLLLPWLLLPALWAAGRGQLRYAVPEEAQHGTFVGRLAQDLGLELAELVPRLFRVASKERGELLEVNVQNGILFVNARVDREELCGRSAECSLHLEVIVDRPLRVFHVEVEVEDINDNPPVFPVAVKTLRFYESKLLGSRFPLEGASDADIGVNALLSYKLSPSEFFFLEIQTNDELSQSLFLVLGKSLDREESAEISLTLVATDGGKPELTGTVQIIIEVLDVNDNEPTFAQSVYKVQLLENVANGTLVIKLNASDEDEGSNGEVVYSFSGDMSSSILTKFKIDPTSGEVRTKGKLDYEESKSYDIQVIASDRGAPSMSGHCKISVKLVDINDNTPEISITSLSLPIREDAPVGTVIALVSVSDRDAGANGQVSCSLPPHLPFKLASTFRNYYSLVLDSALDREATAGYQVVVTARDGGSPPRGATASVWVEVADVNDNAPVFAQAEYTVSVRENNAPGAHICTVSARDADAQENARVSYALVERRVGERALSSLVSVHAQSGRVHALQPLDHEELALLQFQVSARDAGAPARGSNASLQLFVLDENDNAPALLGPAGGGARSHALARSAGAGHVLTKVRALDADSGYNAWLAYELQPAAAGARSPFRVGLYTGEVSTTRALDEADAPRQRLVVLVRDHGEPALTATATLLVSLVDGAPSPKLSARASAGRVGAEASPLDVNASLMVAICAVSGLLVLTLLLWGALRCCGAARSEGACAPGKPVLVCSSAVGSWSSCRQRRPGLCSADGPPKADLMAFSPSLPQGPDSAEERQPPSDSEYIRKEIRGANKNVGRKEGQRTTYRFSHMMSLSATSSFYTKETPACLHRLFR; encoded by the exons ATGAAGTCTCTGAGATGCGGCCCAGAGGTCAGGGATCGTCTGCTGCTCCCCTGGCTGCTCCTCCCCGCGCTCTgggcggccgggcgcgggcaGCTGCGCTACGCGGTCCCCGAGGAGGCCCAGCACGGCACGTTCGTGGGCCGCCTCGCGCAggacctggggctggagctggcgGAGCTGGTGCCGCGCCTGTTCCGGGTGGCGTCCAAGGAGCGCGGGGAGCTGCTGGAGGTGAACGTGCAGAACGGCATTTTGTTTGTGAACGCGCGGGTGGACCGGGAGGAGCTGTGCGGGCGGAGCGCGGAGTGCAGCCTCCACCTGGAGGTGATCGTGGACAGGCCGCTGCGGGTGTTCcacgtggaggtggaggtggaggacaTCAACGACAACCCGCCCGTGTTTCCAGTGGCAGTAAAGACTCTTCGGTTTTATGAATCAAAGCTGCTTGGCTCGAGGTTTCCTTTAGAGGGGGCATCCGATGCAGACATTGGAGTCAACGCTCTTCTTTCCTACAAACTCAGCCCCAGTGagtttttctttctggaaatacAGACAAACGATGAACTGAGCCAGTCTCTGTTTCTTGTGCTGGGGAAATCTCTCGACAGAGAGGAAAGTGCCGAGATCAGTTTGACACTGGTGGCTACCGACGGGGGCAAACCTGAGCTCACGGGCACCGTTCAAATAATTATTGAAGTATTAGATGTGAATGATAACGAGCCTACGTTCGCCCAATCCGTTTACAAAGTACAGCTGCTAGAGAACGTTGCCAATGGCACCTTAGTGATTAAACTAAACGCTTCTGATGAAGACGAAGGGTCAAACGGGGAGGTTGTATACTCATTCAGTGGTGATATGTCCTCCTCCATACTGACCAAGTTCAAAATAGACCCCACCTCAGGAGAAGTCAGAACGAAGGGGAAATTAGATTATGAAGAATCGAAATCCTACGATATTCAAGTGATTGCTTCTGACCGAGGAGCTCCATCAATGTCAGGACACTGTAAAATTTCAGTGAAACTTGTGGATATCAACGATAACACACCCGAAATCTCAATAACGTCTCTCTCGCTCCCCATTCGAGAGGATGCGCCCGTGGGCACCGTGATCGCCCTGGTGAGCGTGTCCGACCGCGACGCCGGGGCCAACGGGCAGGTGAGCTGCTCGCTGCCGCCACACCTGCCCTTCAAGCTGGCGTCCACCTTCAGGAACTactactccctggtgctggacagcGCCCTGGACCGCGAGGCCACCGCGGGCTACCAGGTGGTGGTGACGGCGCGGGACGGGGGCTCGCCCCCGCGGGGGGCCACGGCCAGCGTGTGGGTGGAGGTGGCCGACGTGAACGACAACGCGCCCGTGTTCGCGCAGGCCGAGTACACGGTGTCGGTGCGCGAGAACAACGCGCCCGGCGCGCACATCTGCACGGTGAGCGCGCGGGACGCGGACGCGCAGGAGAACGCGCGCGTGTCCTACGCGCTGGTGGAGCGGCGCGTGGGCGAGCGCGCGCTGTCGAGCCTCGTGTCGGTGCACGCGCAGAGCGGCCGCGTGCACGCGCTGCAGCCGCTGGACCACGAGGAGCTGGCGCTGCTGCAGTTCCAGGTGAGCGCGCGCGACGCCGGCGCGCCTGCGCGGGGCAGCAACGCCAGCCTGCAGCTGTTCGTGCTGGACGAGAACGACAACGCGCCGGCGCTGCTGgggccggccgggggcggggcgcggagccaCGCGCTGGCGCGCTCGGCGGGCGCGGGCCACGTGCTGACCAAGGTGCGCGCGCTGGACGCGGACTCGGGCTACAACGCGTGGCTGGCGTACGAGCTGCagccggcggcggccggggcgcgcAGCCCGTTCCGCGTGGGGCTGTACACGGGCGAGGTCAGCACCACGCGCGCCCTGGACGAGGCGGACGCGCCGAGGCAGCGCCTGGTGGTGCTGGTGCGGGACCACGGCGAGCCCGCGCTCACGGCCACGGCCACGCTGCTGGTGTCGCTGGTGGACGGCGCTCCGTCGCCGAAGCTGTCTGCGCGCGCGTCGGCGGGCCGCGTGGGCGCGGAGGCGTCGCCGCTGGACGTGAACGCGTCGCTGATGGTGGCCATCTGCGCGGTGTCCGGCCTGCTGGTGCTGACGCTGCTGCTGTGGGGGGCGCTGCGGTGCTGCGGGGCGGCGCGGAGCGAGGGCGCGTGCGCGCCGGGGAAGCCGGTGCTGGTGTGCTCCAGCGCGGTGGGGAGCTGGTCCTCGTGCCGGCAGAGGAGGCCCGGGCTGTGCTCCGCCGACGGCCCGCCCAAGGCCGACCTCATGGCCTTCAGCCCCAGCCTTCCTCAAGGTCCAGACTCCGCAGAAGAAAGACAACCGCCCTCAGACTCAGAATACATTCGCAAG GAAATCAGAGGTGCAAATAAAAATGTGGGTAGAAAAGAAGGTCAACGCACTACTTACCGATTTAGCCACATGATGTCGCTGTCCGCCACAAGTTCTTTCTACACAAAAGAGACGCCAGCTTGCCTGCATCGCTTGTTCCGGTGA
- the LOC125340207 gene encoding protocadherin alpha-1-like — translation MLPPRRGGPGSPRLLLPWLLLPALWAAGRGQLRYAVPEEAQHGTFVGRLAQDLGLELAELVPRLFRVASKERGELLEVNVQNGILFVNARVDREELCGRSAECSLHLEVIVDRPLRVFHVEVEVEDINDNPPVFRSREQRIFIPENRQVGSRFPLEGAADADRGANALLTYTLSPSDCFALDVRASDELSQSLSLELRKPLDREETPELHLLLTATDGGKPGLEGRAQLLVTVLDVNDNAPVFEQDVYRVHLLETTANGTLVARLNASDADEGLNGEVVFSLGSDVAPNTREKFNIDSSSGEIRVIGNLDYEEEKSYEIQVRAVDKGSPPMSNHCKVLVKVLDVNDNAPELAITSLSLPIREDAPVGTVIALVSVSDRDAGANGQVSCSLPPHLPFKLASTFRNYYSLVLDSALDREATAGYQVVVTARDGGSPPRWATASVWVEVADVNDNAPVFAQAEYTVSVRENNAPGAHICTVSARDADAQENARVSYALVERRVGERALSSLVSVHAQSGRVHALQPLDHEELALLQFQVSARDAGAPARGSNASLQLFVLDENDNAPALLGPAGGGARSHALARSAGAGHVLTKVRALDADSGYNAWLAYELQPAAAGARSPFRVGLYTGEVSTTRALDEADAPRQRLVVLVRDHGEPALTATATLLVSLVDGAPSPKLSARASAGRVGAEASPLDVNASLMVAICAVSGLLVLTLLLWGALRCCGAARSEGACAPGKPVLVCSSAVGSWSSCRQRRPGLCSAEGPPKADLMAFSPGLSPSANLPERSDHSDPSGHVSLTLNLCL, via the coding sequence ATGCTGCCTCCCCGGCGTGGAGGCCCGGGATCCCCGCGTCTGCTGCTCCCCTGGCTGCTCCTCCCCGCGCTCTgggcggccgggcgcgggcaGCTGCGCTACGCGGTCCCCGAGGAGGCCCAGCACGGCACGTTCGTGGGCCGCCTCGCGCAggacctggggctggagctggcgGAGCTGGTGCCGCGCCTGTTCCGGGTGGCGTCCAAGGAGCGCGGGGAGCTGCTGGAGGTGAACGTGCAGAATGGCATTTTGTTTGTGAACGCGCGGGTGGACCGGGAGGAGCTGTGCGGGCGGAGCGCGGAGTGCAGCCTCCACCTGGAGGTGATCGTGGACAGGCCGCTGCGGGTGTTCCACGTGGAGGTGGAGGTCGAGGACATCAACGACAACCCGCCCGTGTTCCGGAGCAGAGAACAAAGGATCTTCATTCCCGAGAACAGACAAGTCGGTTCCCGATTCCCCCTAGAGGGCGCGGCGGACGCGGACCGCGGGGCCAACGCGCTCCTCACCTACACCCTGAGCCCCAGCGATTGCTTTGCTTTGGACGTGCGGGCAAGTGATGAGCTGAGCCAATCTCTTTCGCTCGAACTGAGGAAACCTTTGGATAGAGAAGAAACCCCAGAACTTCATTTATTGTTGACAGCTACCGACGGGGGTAAACCAGGACTGGAAGGCCGAGCTCAGCTGCTCGTCACTGTCCTCGACGTGAATGACAATGCCCCGGTATTTGAGCAGGACGTGTACAGAGTTCACTTACTAGAGACCACAGCCAATGGAACCCTGGTGGCCCGGCTGAACGCCTCTGACGCCGACGAGGGTCTCAACGGCGAGGTGGTTTTCTCCTTGGGCAGTGACGTTGCTCCTAACACTCGAGAAAAGTTCAACATCGATTCCAGCTCAGGAGAAATTAGAGTCATTGGAAATCTGGATTATGAAGAAGAGAAATCCTATGAAATTCAAGTGCGGGCAGTCGATAAAGGAAGTCCCCCGATGTCAAACCACTGCAAAGTTCTGGTGAAAGTGCTGGACGTGAATGATAATGCGCCAGAACTGGCCATCACGTCGCTGTCCTTGCCCATCAGGGAGGATGCGCCCGTGGGCACCGTGATCGCCCTGGTGAGCGTGTCCGACCGCGACGCCGGGGCCAACGGGCAGGTGAGCTGCTCGCTGCCGCCACACCTGCCCTTCAAGCTGGCGTCCACCTTCAGGAACTactactccctggtgctggacagcGCCCTGGACCGCGAGGCCACCGCGGGCTACCAGGTGGTGGTGACGGCGCGGGACGGGGGCTCGCCCCCGCGGTGGGCCACGGCCAGCGTGTGGGTGGAGGTGGCCGACGTGAACGACAACGCGCCCGTGTTCGCGCAGGCCGAGTACACGGTGTCGGTGCGCGAGAACAACGCGCCCGGCGCGCACATCTGCACGGTGAGCGCGCGGGACGCGGACGCGCAGGAGAACGCGCGCGTGTCCTACGCGCTGGTGGAGCGGCGCGTGGGCGAGCGCGCGCTGTCGAGCCTCGTGTCGGTGCACGCGCAGAGCGGCCGCGTGCACGCGCTGCAGCCGCTGGACCACGAGGAGCTGGCGCTGCTGCAGTTCCAGGTGAGCGCGCGCGACGCCGGCGCGCCTGCGCGGGGCAGCAACGCCAGCCTGCAGCTGTTCGTGCTGGACGAGAACGACAACGCGCCGGCGCTGCTGgggccggccgggggcggggcgcggagccaCGCGCTGGCGCGCTCGGCGGGCGCGGGCCACGTGCTGACCAAGGTGCGCGCGCTGGACGCGGACTCGGGCTACAACGCGTGGCTGGCGTACGAGCTGCagccggcggcggccggggcgcgcAGCCCGTTCCGCGTGGGGCTGTACACGGGCGAGGTCAGCACCACGCGCGCCCTGGACGAGGCGGACGCGCCGAGGCAGCGCCTGGTGGTGCTGGTGCGGGACCACGGCGAGCCCGCGCTCACGGCCACGGCCACGCTGCTGGTGTCGCTGGTGGACGGCGCTCCGTCGCCGAAGCTGTCTGCGCGCGCGTCGGCGGGCCGCGTGGGCGCGGAGGCGTCGCCGCTGGACGTGAACGCGTCGCTGATGGTGGCCATCTGCGCGGTGTCCGGCCTGCTGGTGCTGACGCTGCTGCTGTGGGGGGCGCTGCGGTGCTGCGGGGCGGCGCGGAGCGAGGGCGCGTGCGCGCCGGGGAAGCCGGTGCTGGTGTGCTCCAGCGCGGTGGGGAGCTGGTCCTCGTGCCGGCAGAGGAGGCCCGGGCTGTGCTCCGCCGAGGGCCCGCCCAAGGCCGACCTCATGGCCTTCAGCCCCGGCCTGTCTCCAAGTGCGAACTTACCAGAAAGGAGTGATCATTCGGATCCTTCAGGTCATGTAAGTCTAACTTTAAACCTTTGCCTTTAA